The following coding sequences are from one Tissierella sp. window:
- a CDS encoding proline racemase has product MNFTKSIHAVDSHTMGEPTRIIIGGVPTIPGKTMPEKKEYLVNHMDYLRTAVMHEPRGHNDMFGSIITATTVPEADLGIIFMDGGGYLNMCGHGSIGAATVAVETGMVEVTEPITNIVLEAPAGLVKAKVKVEKGRAKEVSVVNVPSFLYKKDIEVEVADLGIVKFDISFGGSFFAIVRDTELKVDIDTKNLNIIIERAMKLRDIINKEIQVQHPTQSHINTVDLVEVYGNPKSEDANYQNVVIFGDGQADRSPCGTGTSAKMATLYAKGELGIDEAFVYESIINTKFKGRVLEECKVGEFDAIIPEITGSAFITGFNHFVIDEEDPVKYGFVLK; this is encoded by the coding sequence CAACTAGGATCATAATAGGCGGAGTACCAACTATACCGGGGAAGACCATGCCTGAAAAAAAGGAGTATTTAGTAAATCATATGGACTACCTTAGAACAGCTGTAATGCATGAACCAAGAGGACATAATGATATGTTTGGCTCCATTATAACTGCTACTACTGTGCCAGAGGCAGATTTGGGAATAATATTCATGGATGGTGGAGGATACTTAAATATGTGTGGGCACGGAAGTATTGGTGCAGCTACAGTAGCAGTAGAGACCGGAATGGTAGAAGTGACAGAGCCAATTACAAATATTGTATTGGAAGCTCCAGCTGGATTAGTTAAAGCTAAGGTAAAGGTTGAAAAGGGAAGAGCTAAGGAAGTTTCAGTAGTCAATGTTCCTTCATTTTTATATAAAAAGGATATTGAAGTGGAAGTAGCTGATTTGGGTATAGTGAAGTTTGATATTTCTTTTGGAGGCAGTTTCTTTGCCATAGTGAGAGATACTGAATTAAAGGTAGATATTGATACAAAGAATTTGAATATAATAATCGAAAGAGCTATGAAACTAAGGGATATCATTAATAAAGAAATCCAAGTACAACATCCAACTCAATCTCATATTAATACTGTTGATTTAGTAGAAGTTTATGGAAATCCCAAGAGTGAGGATGCAAATTATCAAAATGTAGTAATATTTGGAGATGGTCAAGCTGATAGATCCCCTTGTGGAACAGGTACAAGCGCTAAAATGGCAACCTTGTATGCCAAGGGAGAACTAGGTATTGATGAAGCCTTCGTATATGAAAGTATAATCAATACTAAATTTAAAGGTAGAGTCTTGGAAGAATGCAAAGTTGGTGAATTTGACGCCATAATACCTGAAATAACAGGCTCTGCTTTTATAACCGGATTCAACCATTTTGTAATAGATGAAGAAGATCCAGTAAAATATGGATTTGTTTTGAAATAA
- a CDS encoding ABC transporter ATP-binding protein: MKRILEVNNLCKSFEDIQVLNDISFKVDEGEFIAIMGQSGSGKSTLLYSISGMDRPTSGNVLLCGKDISNLNDEKMSEVRLKQIGFVFQHSYLLKNLSIRDNIVLPGFKAGTLRDQVNQDADDLMEKTGISSLGSHDIKKVSGGQLQRAAICRALINHPDILFGDEPTGALNNSTTREVMDIINGVNSEGTTVIIVTHDAKVAARASRVIYIIDGNIHDELILGKYEGDEETKSCRDKKLYEWLEKQGF, from the coding sequence TTGAAAAGGATATTAGAAGTAAATAATTTATGTAAAAGTTTTGAAGATATACAGGTGTTAAATGATATAAGTTTTAAGGTTGATGAGGGGGAATTCATAGCAATTATGGGACAGTCCGGCTCTGGGAAATCTACTTTGCTTTATAGTATAAGTGGAATGGATAGACCAACTTCCGGTAATGTGCTGCTTTGTGGCAAGGATATATCAAATCTTAATGATGAAAAGATGAGTGAAGTAAGACTAAAGCAGATAGGATTTGTTTTTCAACACTCATATCTCTTGAAAAATTTATCTATCAGGGATAATATTGTACTCCCTGGATTCAAGGCTGGCACTTTAAGAGATCAGGTAAATCAAGATGCAGATGATCTAATGGAAAAGACAGGAATTTCCAGTCTGGGTAGTCATGATATTAAGAAGGTTTCAGGAGGGCAGCTACAGCGTGCAGCAATCTGCCGGGCTCTTATTAATCATCCGGATATTCTATTTGGTGATGAACCTACTGGAGCCCTAAACAATAGCACCACAAGAGAAGTAATGGATATTATAAATGGGGTCAATTCAGAAGGTACTACGGTCATTATTGTTACCCATGATGCAAAAGTAGCTGCAAGGGCAAGCAGAGTGATATACATTATAGATGGAAATATCCATGATGAACTAATCTTAGGAAAATATGAGGGAGATGAAGAGACAAAATCTTGTCGTGACAAAAAGTTATA
- a CDS encoding TetR/AcrR family transcriptional regulator codes for MRIIKEYDERRNEILDTAERLFYMKGYDKCTVNDILKGVGIAKGTFYHYFKSKEEVLDEIVLRYKDIVVSRANEILKMNNISQEEKLLRAFMAMRITSQIDDNMLDDIHKVENALLHQKVLNQMVTTMAPILVKIIEEGIANKVWNCRYPLEYMQIFLASSLSLTDEGIFELDADSQMKVMAAIISMLEKMLDVPEDSFMQLFMQNYG; via the coding sequence ATGAGAATTATTAAAGAATATGATGAGAGAAGAAATGAAATTCTAGATACTGCTGAAAGGCTGTTTTATATGAAGGGATATGATAAATGTACTGTTAATGACATACTCAAAGGGGTGGGCATTGCAAAGGGTACTTTTTATCATTATTTTAAATCAAAAGAAGAAGTTTTAGATGAAATTGTGCTTAGGTACAAAGACATTGTAGTCAGTAGAGCTAATGAAATACTTAAGATGAATAATATTAGTCAAGAAGAAAAACTCTTGAGGGCATTTATGGCAATGAGGATTACAAGCCAGATTGATGATAATATGCTAGATGATATACATAAAGTTGAAAATGCTTTATTGCATCAGAAAGTCTTAAATCAAATGGTTACGACTATGGCGCCTATTTTAGTAAAGATTATTGAAGAAGGAATTGCAAATAAGGTATGGAACTGTAGATATCCTCTGGAGTACATGCAGATTTTTCTGGCATCATCATTATCTTTAACAGATGAAGGTATTTTTGAACTAGATGCTGATTCGCAGATGAAGGTAATGGCAGCAATAATTTCCATGCTTGAGAAAATGCTGGATGTTCCAGAAGACTCTTTTATGCAGTTATTTATGCAGAACTACGGATAA
- a CDS encoding FtsX-like permease family protein yields MKWSMVKNDFVRNKVINIALLLFMMFSASIAVLSMLMAVKTFTSISGLYKTAQPPHFLQMHKGELNHEQINKFISENELVTYSQIVTMINVYGENLIVVGKEDSYDLSDCRLDIGLVKQNEAKDLLLNSEHKKITLYEGEIGIPIILKGMYDIEIGDSLILIDHDVRAEFVIKEFVLDSQMNSTMASSTRMLISDEDFEKLSGKVGEHEYLIEAYFSNTNEASLFQTSYENAGLPQNGQAVTYTMIFLLSAMTDIVTVFVLLLVSLFLIIVSFICIKFTIMAALEEEVSEIGTMKAIGLTFADIRDLYLSKYRVLAIIGVIAGYIIALLSSGVFTKHISTTFGNIKTSPLAVILSLAVACLVFLLINYYCKKVLKKIKNLTVVDALVSGKGFEKEKGSIKDGLHKNKRLSVNWLMSMREIFHKFNNWIIVFVVVLIAVMMIMIPVNLLNTFEAPEFITYMGSSLEDILIEVENGEKLEINYYNVKELLEKDNSINDYYEYRTIRVKAANSNNILINLDIDSGDNAGNGLQYISGKAPEGENELAISYLNANEIEKEVGDEIILLFDNKEQKFAISGIYQDVTSGGITAKSKYGFSDLDANKYSFSINLKDNSEVENKADEWTKILGTGVTVDPMEEFINQTLGGVSKQLRTMVFAIIIIGSCLVMLITVLFLKLRFAKDLSEIAVLKAIGFSEQDLSKQYMIKTGFVSIMGILAGIIFTDLLGEKIVNAALGIAGIGVKKVHLITNSVMEYIICPLLLMMLILLVTWIIMRTIKKYNIISIIKE; encoded by the coding sequence ATGAAATGGTCAATGGTTAAAAATGATTTTGTAAGAAATAAAGTTATTAATATTGCATTGCTTTTGTTTATGATGTTTTCGGCAAGTATTGCAGTTTTGTCTATGTTAATGGCAGTTAAAACCTTTACATCTATTTCTGGATTATATAAGACGGCGCAGCCGCCTCATTTCCTTCAGATGCACAAAGGAGAACTCAATCATGAGCAAATAAACAAGTTTATATCAGAAAATGAATTGGTGACTTATAGTCAAATAGTCACAATGATTAATGTCTACGGAGAAAATCTTATTGTTGTTGGAAAGGAGGATTCTTATGATCTTTCTGATTGTCGTCTTGATATTGGTCTTGTAAAGCAGAATGAAGCCAAGGATTTACTCTTAAATTCTGAACATAAAAAAATAACCCTTTATGAAGGGGAAATAGGCATTCCAATAATATTGAAGGGAATGTATGATATTGAAATCGGTGACAGCCTTATTTTGATCGATCATGATGTCAGAGCTGAGTTTGTGATTAAAGAATTTGTTTTAGATTCTCAGATGAATTCCACAATGGCATCATCTACGAGAATGCTCATAAGCGATGAAGATTTTGAAAAGCTTTCAGGTAAGGTAGGAGAGCATGAATATCTTATAGAAGCTTATTTCTCAAATACAAATGAAGCTTCACTTTTCCAAACCTCCTATGAGAATGCAGGACTTCCGCAGAATGGTCAGGCAGTAACCTACACAATGATTTTTTTACTTAGTGCTATGACTGATATCGTTACAGTATTTGTTTTGCTTCTGGTAAGCCTGTTTTTAATTATTGTTTCCTTTATTTGTATAAAGTTTACAATTATGGCTGCTCTGGAGGAAGAAGTCAGTGAAATCGGCACAATGAAGGCCATAGGTCTGACCTTTGCTGATATAAGAGACTTATATCTTAGCAAGTATCGGGTACTAGCTATTATAGGTGTAATAGCAGGATATATAATAGCATTGCTAAGTAGTGGCGTATTTACAAAGCATATTAGTACTACATTTGGAAATATAAAAACATCTCCTTTGGCAGTGATATTGTCACTTGCAGTTGCTTGTCTAGTTTTTCTTCTTATAAATTATTATTGTAAAAAAGTATTGAAGAAAATTAAAAATCTTACAGTTGTTGATGCTTTAGTTAGTGGAAAGGGGTTTGAAAAAGAGAAAGGCTCTATAAAGGACGGATTGCACAAAAACAAGAGACTTTCTGTTAACTGGCTAATGAGTATGCGTGAGATTTTCCATAAGTTTAATAACTGGATAATTGTATTTGTGGTTGTGTTAATTGCTGTAATGATGATTATGATTCCAGTTAATCTGTTGAATACCTTTGAGGCACCTGAATTCATCACTTATATGGGAAGTTCGCTGGAGGATATCTTGATTGAAGTGGAAAATGGGGAAAAGCTTGAAATTAACTATTATAATGTAAAAGAGCTTTTGGAAAAGGATAATTCTATTAATGATTATTATGAATATCGAACTATACGAGTCAAGGCTGCTAATTCTAACAATATACTTATAAATCTGGATATAGACAGTGGAGATAACGCAGGAAATGGATTACAGTATATCAGTGGCAAGGCTCCTGAAGGAGAAAATGAGCTTGCTATTTCTTATCTCAATGCCAATGAAATTGAGAAAGAGGTTGGAGATGAAATTATACTTTTATTTGATAACAAAGAGCAGAAATTTGCAATTTCAGGAATCTATCAGGATGTTACCAGTGGTGGGATTACAGCCAAGTCAAAATATGGATTTTCAGATCTTGATGCTAACAAATATTCATTTTCTATTAATCTCAAGGATAATTCAGAAGTAGAAAATAAGGCGGATGAATGGACAAAAATCCTTGGAACAGGAGTAACGGTAGATCCAATGGAGGAGTTTATTAATCAGACTCTGGGTGGAGTTTCAAAACAGCTTAGGACTATGGTTTTTGCAATTATAATTATTGGCTCATGTTTAGTAATGCTTATTACTGTTTTGTTTCTGAAGCTTCGTTTTGCAAAAGACTTATCTGAAATAGCAGTTTTAAAAGCTATAGGGTTTTCAGAACAGGATTTAAGTAAGCAGTACATGATAAAAACAGGTTTTGTTTCAATAATGGGCATCTTGGCAGGAATTATCTTTACTGATCTATTAGGAGAAAAGATTGTTAACGCTGCCCTAGGTATAGCAGGAATTGGGGTTAAGAAAGTTCACCTTATTACCAATTCTGTAATGGAATACATCATTTGTCCATTGTTATTGATGATGCTTATACTCTTGGTAACATGGATTATTATGAGAACAATTAAAAAATATAATATTATTTCTATTATTAAAGAATAG